One Myxococcaceae bacterium JPH2 genomic window carries:
- a CDS encoding LysR family transcriptional regulator, which yields MHSLSGLMDFECAARWSSFRLAARELNKTPAAVSQQVKQLEQALGFQLFTRHPRHITVTEKGRELAGTVSRLLRELNARIGALQDGDAELVLRISATHSFAMKWLVPRMHRFTELHPELDLRVEAGDHVVSLDDGACDVALRYGRVASGGAADLLFQERLVVVHAPELVSARRRPLPAPSPATLWRYPLVYEDTPELWLRLLEAHGLRDRRYDFSRSYSHGGVLVQAAVAGLGVALVPHSLAWEDLERGRLVLAPFTPLDSEYGYRLLSSRESQGASKVQHFTRWMHAEVAEMTRSFTGRLGSLLASS from the coding sequence TTGCACAGCCTGTCGGGCTTGATGGACTTCGAGTGCGCCGCGCGCTGGAGCAGCTTCCGGCTCGCGGCCCGGGAGCTGAACAAGACGCCGGCGGCGGTCAGCCAGCAAGTGAAGCAACTGGAGCAGGCGCTAGGCTTCCAGCTGTTCACGAGGCACCCACGCCACATCACCGTCACCGAGAAGGGCCGCGAGCTGGCGGGCACCGTCTCGCGACTCCTGCGGGAACTGAACGCGAGGATTGGTGCCCTCCAGGACGGAGACGCCGAGCTCGTCCTGCGCATCTCGGCGACCCACTCCTTCGCCATGAAGTGGCTGGTGCCGAGGATGCATCGGTTCACCGAGCTGCACCCCGAGCTGGACCTGCGCGTCGAGGCGGGAGACCACGTCGTCTCTCTGGACGATGGCGCGTGCGATGTCGCGCTTCGCTACGGCCGGGTCGCGAGCGGTGGCGCAGCCGACCTCCTCTTCCAGGAACGACTCGTGGTGGTCCACGCCCCCGAGTTGGTTTCGGCGCGGCGCAGGCCACTCCCCGCGCCCTCCCCTGCGACCCTCTGGCGCTATCCGCTCGTCTACGAGGACACCCCGGAGCTGTGGCTTCGCCTGTTGGAGGCCCACGGCCTTCGGGACCGCCGCTATGACTTCTCGCGGAGCTACAGCCACGGGGGCGTGCTGGTGCAGGCCGCGGTCGCGGGGCTCGGCGTGGCGCTGGTGCCGCACTCCCTCGCCTGGGAGGACCTGGAGAGGGGCCGGCTGGTGCTCGCCCCCTTCACGCCGCTCGACTCCGAGTACGGCTACCGGCTCCTGAGCAGTCGCGAGAGCCAGGGGGCATCGAAGGTCCAGCACTTCACGCGCTGGATGCACGCGGAGGTCGCGGAGATGACCCGAAGCTTCACCGGCCGCCTGGGCTCGCTCCTCGCGTCCTCGTGA